The following proteins are co-located in the Shouchella hunanensis genome:
- a CDS encoding DHA2 family efflux MFS transporter permease subunit, which yields MNESMQLKRPPYLMIGILFVGAFVAFLNNSLLNVALPSIMVDLGIEDYSTVQWLATGYMLVSGVLIPASAYLLTRFTNRNLYIAAMAIFTIGTALAAFAPNFGLLLTGRMVQAIGGSVMGPLLMNVMLISFPREKRGTAMGVFGLVMITAPAIGPTLSGFIVQNYDWRLLFEMILPLSIISLVLAIWKLGNVMPQNKEAHLDYTSVVLSSLGFGGLLYGFSSASSDGWTDFWVLVTLIVGVIALTAFIIRQLRMDEPLLDLRVYKYPMFALASVIAAVNAVAMFSGMILTPAYVQSVRGISPLDSGLLMLPGAIIMGLMSPVTGKLFDKFGPRTISVLGLVISAISTYMLANLQLDTPYATIVVIYSIRMLGMSLVMMPIMTNGLNQLPTRLNPHGTAINNTAQQVSGSIGTAILVTIMNSVAASEAESILSQTDPAAVNEAVLMQQSLLAGIQFSFYVAFGMTLIALLLSFFVKRVDTSMEAVRKIEEE from the coding sequence ATGAACGAAAGCATGCAGCTAAAAAGACCTCCCTACTTGATGATAGGGATTTTATTTGTTGGTGCGTTTGTAGCATTCTTAAATAATTCATTATTAAATGTAGCTTTACCAAGTATTATGGTGGATTTAGGCATTGAAGATTACTCCACAGTTCAATGGCTAGCAACTGGCTATATGCTTGTCAGTGGTGTACTCATTCCGGCTTCTGCCTATTTATTAACGCGGTTTACAAATCGGAATCTTTATATAGCAGCAATGGCCATTTTTACAATTGGAACAGCTCTTGCGGCATTTGCGCCAAACTTTGGTCTTTTGCTAACAGGAAGAATGGTGCAGGCAATCGGAGGCTCCGTTATGGGACCATTGCTGATGAACGTGATGCTTATTAGTTTTCCTCGAGAAAAGCGGGGGACGGCTATGGGTGTATTTGGTCTTGTTATGATTACGGCACCTGCGATTGGGCCAACGTTGTCAGGTTTTATCGTGCAAAACTACGATTGGCGCTTACTATTTGAAATGATTTTGCCACTCTCTATTATTAGTCTTGTTTTGGCGATATGGAAATTAGGGAATGTGATGCCTCAAAATAAAGAGGCTCACTTGGATTACACGTCAGTGGTTCTTTCTAGCTTAGGGTTTGGTGGGTTGCTTTATGGATTCAGCTCAGCAAGTTCAGATGGATGGACAGATTTTTGGGTATTGGTGACATTAATTGTTGGTGTGATTGCGCTCACTGCCTTTATAATAAGGCAATTACGAATGGATGAGCCGCTCTTAGATTTACGAGTGTATAAGTACCCCATGTTTGCATTAGCATCGGTGATCGCTGCTGTCAATGCAGTGGCCATGTTCTCAGGTATGATTTTGACACCTGCATATGTACAAAGCGTTCGCGGCATTTCACCGCTAGACTCTGGGCTACTTATGTTACCAGGAGCCATTATTATGGGATTAATGTCTCCTGTAACAGGGAAGTTATTTGATAAATTTGGGCCACGAACCATCTCTGTACTTGGTCTCGTTATTTCGGCAATATCCACCTATATGTTGGCGAACCTTCAACTTGATACACCATATGCTACGATCGTTGTGATTTACAGCATACGAATGCTTGGGATGTCTCTTGTTATGATGCCCATTATGACGAACGGATTAAATCAACTACCAACACGTTTGAATCCGCATGGAACCGCAATTAACAATACGGCTCAACAAGTATCTGGATCCATTGGAACAGCTATTCTTGTGACGATTATGAACAGTGTTGCTGCTAGCGAAGCAGAAAGTATTTTAAGTCAAACCGATCCGGCTGCTGTCAATGAAGCTGTATTAATGCAACAATCGCTATTAGCGGGAATCCAGTTTTCTTTCTATGTCGCATTTGGGATGACACTTATTGCATTACTGCTCTCGTTCTTTGTGAAAAGAGTTGATACAAGTATGGAAGCTGTACGGAAAATCGAAGAGGAATAA
- a CDS encoding amino acid ABC transporter permease — MAQSDIQPSGLKTPLPPPKHTTSLANWLKENLFTNWRQTLFTLALLSFASWLLYQVGHWVFITADWSVIPPNFKLLLSGQYPVDQLWRLWTGILLFAFLLGLSAGSWKGVMKHVAFFLSLIFLVCLVLPFVAFETRLWLSGAILIMGAGFGLGHYFKIKKPTLLLWIGFITIAGFLLHGFGLLPSVGTNLWGGFLLTLLLASVAIICSFPLGLLLALGRRSKLPAIKYFCIFYIELIRGVPLITILFVAQIMLPLLLGGSVSIDHIVRAMIGLTLFNAAYLAENIRGGLQSIPRGQFEAAHALGLGTPVTTCFVILPQALKAVIPSMVGQFIAIFKDTSLVAIVGLIDLLGMARNIAANPEFIGYQMELFLFVALVFFIFCSILSYASRRIEHSLGVGDR; from the coding sequence ATGGCACAGTCAGACATACAGCCTAGTGGATTGAAGACACCCCTTCCTCCGCCTAAACATACAACGTCACTAGCAAACTGGTTAAAAGAAAACTTATTTACGAACTGGCGGCAAACGTTATTCACTTTAGCCTTACTTAGCTTTGCCAGCTGGCTTTTATACCAAGTTGGTCATTGGGTTTTCATCACAGCGGATTGGTCTGTCATACCACCAAACTTTAAGCTCCTTCTTTCTGGTCAATATCCAGTAGATCAGCTTTGGCGTCTATGGACAGGGATTCTTCTTTTTGCATTCCTTCTCGGTCTGAGTGCAGGCAGCTGGAAAGGTGTGATGAAACATGTAGCATTTTTTCTCAGTCTTATTTTTCTTGTTTGTCTCGTTCTTCCTTTTGTCGCGTTTGAAACAAGGCTTTGGCTTAGTGGTGCCATCCTCATAATGGGAGCTGGTTTTGGGCTTGGACATTATTTTAAAATAAAAAAACCTACTCTTCTGTTGTGGATTGGTTTTATAACTATTGCTGGATTTCTACTACATGGATTCGGTCTATTGCCTAGCGTTGGGACGAATCTATGGGGTGGCTTCTTACTGACATTATTACTCGCATCCGTCGCCATTATCTGTTCGTTCCCGCTTGGCTTGCTCCTTGCGTTGGGACGACGGAGTAAGCTACCAGCCATTAAATACTTCTGTATCTTCTATATTGAACTCATTCGTGGTGTACCACTTATTACGATTTTATTCGTTGCTCAAATCATGCTACCACTCTTATTAGGTGGGTCGGTGTCGATTGACCATATCGTTCGAGCCATGATTGGGTTGACTCTGTTTAACGCTGCGTACCTTGCAGAGAATATTCGGGGTGGTCTTCAATCCATACCAAGAGGGCAATTTGAAGCGGCTCATGCACTTGGCCTAGGAACACCTGTCACCACATGCTTTGTCATTTTACCGCAAGCGTTGAAAGCGGTCATTCCAAGTATGGTCGGACAGTTCATCGCCATCTTTAAAGATACCTCTCTTGTTGCCATTGTTGGCTTAATTGATTTACTTGGTATGGCACGAAATATTGCTGCAAACCCTGAATTTATTGGCTATCAAATGGAGCTTTTTCTATTCGTCGCTCTCGTCTTCTTTATCTTTTGCTCTATACTCTCTTACGCCTCAAGACGAATTGAACATTCCCTTGGTGTAGGAGATCGATAA
- a CDS encoding amino acid ABC transporter permease, translated as METMKRIWNNRRAKDTTIQVIFLVVVLAAIAFIVNNVIVGMNRLGMSLDFSFLSRTASFDISGDKLISYSATDSYARAILVGILNTLRVAFIGIILATVLGTIIGIARLSKNWLARTIAKVYVEIFRNTPLLVQMIIWYSAVFLTLPLIESEVTLGNALYFSNRGVAIPWVGDATSATWIWGSVLLIGFIVGLLLYRFKLKQQMALGQNKRPYLWLIGAILFAGIASFLITMQGPFQLSIPAINANGRSYVGGFILSPSFGAILIALVMYTAAFIAEIVRAGILGVNKGQREAAYSLGLKESTALRLVIFPQAYRIIIPPMTNQYLNLTKNSSLGVAVGYPEIVTIGNITLSQSGRAVQMIIVMIACYLLFSILTSIFMNLFNKFTQLKER; from the coding sequence ATGGAAACAATGAAGCGAATCTGGAACAACCGACGCGCTAAAGATACGACCATCCAAGTGATTTTTCTCGTCGTTGTTCTTGCAGCGATCGCATTTATTGTCAATAACGTCATTGTTGGAATGAATCGACTTGGCATGTCTCTTGATTTTTCGTTTCTTAGCCGTACGGCATCGTTTGATATTTCAGGCGATAAGTTAATCTCTTATTCAGCAACTGATTCGTACGCGAGAGCTATATTAGTAGGAATTTTGAATACATTGCGAGTAGCCTTTATCGGTATCATACTCGCAACAGTTTTAGGAACAATCATTGGCATTGCCCGGTTAAGTAAAAACTGGCTCGCTCGCACGATCGCTAAGGTATATGTTGAAATCTTTCGAAACACGCCATTGCTCGTCCAAATGATTATTTGGTATTCAGCTGTATTTCTTACGTTGCCGCTCATTGAATCAGAAGTCACTCTCGGCAACGCACTCTATTTCAGTAATCGAGGTGTCGCCATTCCTTGGGTAGGTGATGCCACTTCTGCCACATGGATCTGGGGCTCTGTTCTCCTGATCGGATTTATTGTCGGTCTTTTACTCTATCGATTTAAATTAAAACAACAGATGGCACTTGGACAAAATAAGCGACCGTATCTCTGGTTGATCGGTGCCATTCTCTTTGCCGGGATCGCATCGTTTCTTATCACTATGCAAGGACCGTTTCAACTTAGCATTCCAGCTATAAATGCAAACGGTCGAAGTTATGTAGGGGGCTTTATCCTCTCACCTAGTTTTGGCGCCATTCTCATTGCCCTTGTAATGTATACAGCCGCTTTTATTGCCGAAATTGTACGGGCAGGCATACTCGGTGTGAATAAAGGTCAGCGGGAAGCTGCTTATTCCCTTGGCTTAAAAGAGTCAACAGCGCTGCGTCTTGTCATTTTTCCACAAGCCTATCGCATTATTATACCGCCGATGACGAACCAGTATTTAAATCTGACCAAAAACTCAAGCCTCGGCGTAGCCGTAGGGTATCCGGAAATTGTAACGATTGGAAACATTACGTTATCCCAATCTGGTCGTGCTGTACAAATGATTATCGTAATGATTGCATGCTATTTACTATTTAGCATTCTAACTTCTATTTTTATGAATCTATTTAACAAATTCACGCAACTAAAAGAGAGGTGA
- a CDS encoding amino acid ABC transporter ATP-binding protein: MNKWFGDLHVLKDVNLEVKRGEVICVLGPSGSGKSTFIRTLNGLEDIQQGTITIDGTSLSDDIKEMDKIRRETGMVFQQFNLFPHMTIKKNIMLSPMWVRKWPKAEVEKKALALLERVGIPEQANKYPGQLSGGQQQRVAIARALAMEPKIMLFDEPTSALDPEMIKEVLDVMKELAKTGMTMVVVTHEMNFAQEVGDRIVLFDQGEIIETGTPTELFQNPKHERTKLFLSQIL; the protein is encoded by the coding sequence ATGAATAAATGGTTTGGAGATTTACATGTACTGAAGGATGTCAATTTAGAAGTAAAGCGGGGAGAAGTGATTTGCGTCCTTGGACCATCGGGTTCAGGGAAATCAACTTTTATCCGAACGCTAAATGGACTTGAGGATATCCAACAAGGTACGATTACAATCGACGGCACAAGTCTTTCAGATGACATTAAAGAAATGGACAAAATTCGCCGGGAAACAGGTATGGTTTTTCAACAATTTAATTTGTTTCCGCACATGACCATTAAAAAGAACATTATGCTTTCTCCCATGTGGGTAAGAAAATGGCCTAAAGCTGAAGTGGAAAAAAAGGCGTTAGCATTACTTGAGCGGGTCGGCATACCTGAACAAGCGAACAAATATCCTGGCCAACTTTCAGGAGGACAGCAACAGCGTGTTGCGATTGCTAGAGCTCTTGCGATGGAGCCAAAAATCATGTTGTTTGACGAACCTACATCTGCACTAGATCCAGAAATGATTAAGGAAGTGCTAGATGTTATGAAAGAGCTCGCTAAAACGGGTATGACGATGGTTGTCGTGACGCATGAAATGAATTTTGCGCAAGAGGTTGGGGATCGGATCGTTTTATTTGATCAAGGCGAAATTATTGAAACAGGTACACCGACTGAACTTTTCCAAAATCCTAAGCACGAGCGGACAAAGTTATTTTTGTCACAAATTCTTTAA
- a CDS encoding amino acid ABC transporter substrate-binding protein encodes MKKYLIGSAAVLSLLAFTACSDEGADADENSGGTPILDRVKDRGEVIAGVNGDLPGFGYLDSNGDYQGFDVDFARVIAAAVFGDADAVSFRPLSAQDRLTAVQTDEVDILVRNTTNTLERDAMGLHFGPTIFYDGQGIMVRADSGITSLEDLEGARIGVDTGTTTEMNLADQFRLLGIEYEPLPFDGQDQVVDSYESGSADAWTTDRSGLASRLDTLSNPDDHVILPDVISKEPLAPVVKSTDATWFDIMNWSVYATIQAEEFGIDSTNIDSFMDSEDPEIRRFLGLEGALGEQIGLENDFAVNIIKQVGNYEEIYNRHIGPDTSFGLEREMNHLWTNGGLHYSPPFR; translated from the coding sequence ATGAAAAAATATCTAATCGGCTCAGCGGCCGTACTGTCTCTTCTAGCTTTTACAGCATGTAGTGACGAAGGCGCAGATGCAGATGAAAATAGTGGAGGTACGCCCATTCTAGATCGTGTCAAAGACCGAGGAGAAGTCATTGCCGGTGTCAACGGAGACTTACCTGGGTTCGGGTACTTAGATTCCAATGGAGACTACCAAGGTTTTGACGTTGATTTTGCACGGGTCATTGCCGCAGCCGTTTTTGGGGATGCAGATGCCGTATCCTTTCGCCCATTATCTGCCCAAGATCGCTTAACCGCTGTACAGACAGACGAAGTCGATATTCTAGTACGAAATACTACAAATACGTTAGAGCGAGATGCTATGGGCTTACACTTTGGACCAACGATCTTTTATGACGGACAAGGCATTATGGTACGCGCAGATAGCGGCATTACATCATTAGAAGATCTTGAAGGTGCTCGAATTGGTGTTGACACTGGCACGACCACAGAAATGAACCTAGCCGATCAATTCCGCTTATTAGGCATTGAGTATGAACCCCTTCCATTCGACGGCCAAGATCAAGTTGTTGATTCGTACGAAAGCGGGAGTGCAGATGCATGGACAACGGATCGATCGGGGCTTGCCTCTCGCTTAGACACATTATCGAATCCAGATGATCATGTTATTTTACCAGATGTCATTTCAAAAGAACCTCTTGCACCTGTCGTAAAATCAACAGACGCTACTTGGTTTGACATTATGAATTGGTCTGTTTATGCGACCATTCAAGCGGAAGAGTTCGGTATTGATTCCACCAATATTGATTCCTTTATGGATTCAGAAGACCCAGAGATTCGTCGATTCTTAGGCTTGGAGGGCGCTCTCGGTGAACAGATTGGTTTAGAGAATGATTTTGCTGTAAACATTATTAAGCAAGTCGGCAACTATGAGGAAATTTACAATCGCCACATCGGACCAGATACATCGTTTGGCTTAGAGCGAGAAATGAATCATTTATGGACAAATGGCGGCCTACATTATTCCCCACCATTCCGTTAA
- a CDS encoding TetR/AcrR family transcriptional regulator yields the protein MNERKKHVAETALKLFQEKGIQHTSIQDIVKAASISKGTFYNYFTSKNDCVAEILEDLRYEASQRRIAAQIGKARNDRTIFIEQIAIFIKLQEEKHLYRLFEAILHSNEADLKKLVLKHRVHDMEWLTQRLIEVRGESVRPYAFEGVVLFTGMMQHTLFVHRYTNSSYHLETVIDILLSYLEDILEKMEQDQHLLLNDGAIQQFRSQVEHRTITKKDVLSYAESFDVAHFYEEQKDLFDAISEELQKERIRKGVLLPLLKPFQASAQDTTMEDAIQTFINMIWYYVHSY from the coding sequence ATGAACGAACGGAAGAAACATGTCGCAGAAACGGCTTTAAAACTTTTTCAAGAGAAAGGTATTCAACATACATCGATTCAAGATATAGTAAAAGCTGCATCTATTTCAAAAGGTACGTTTTATAATTATTTTACATCTAAAAATGATTGTGTGGCTGAAATTTTAGAGGATCTACGATATGAAGCTAGTCAACGCCGCATTGCTGCTCAAATCGGTAAAGCGCGAAATGATCGAACAATTTTTATAGAGCAAATTGCGATTTTCATTAAATTGCAAGAAGAAAAACACCTCTACCGGCTATTTGAAGCCATTCTTCATTCAAACGAAGCCGACTTAAAGAAGTTAGTTCTCAAGCATCGCGTACATGATATGGAATGGCTCACCCAACGCTTAATTGAAGTAAGAGGTGAATCCGTGCGCCCATATGCATTTGAAGGAGTCGTTCTTTTTACAGGTATGATGCAACACACACTATTTGTTCATCGCTATACAAATAGTAGTTACCATCTTGAGACAGTCATAGACATCCTTCTTTCCTATTTAGAAGACATTCTGGAAAAAATGGAGCAAGATCAGCATCTATTGTTGAACGATGGTGCCATTCAGCAATTCCGTTCCCAAGTTGAACATAGAACGATTACAAAAAAAGATGTGTTGTCTTACGCAGAGTCATTTGATGTAGCACACTTTTACGAAGAGCAAAAAGACTTATTTGACGCCATTTCAGAGGAGCTTCAGAAAGAGCGCATACGAAAAGGCGTTCTTTTACCCTTATTAAAACCGTTTCAAGCATCAGCCCAAGACACGACAATGGAAGACGCTATTCAAACGTTTATTAACATGATCTGGTATTATGTTCATTCATACTAA